The following are encoded together in the Bacillus sp. V2I10 genome:
- a CDS encoding DUF2768 domain-containing protein → MSPALMKMWIALASMGFMFVAIISIYFSRFKMKGFLKIAFAAIAYFFMILAGLLIFFVVFSGPVNE, encoded by the coding sequence ATGAGTCCAGCGTTGATGAAGATGTGGATTGCTCTCGCTTCAATGGGGTTTATGTTTGTTGCGATTATATCAATCTATTTCAGCAGATTTAAAATGAAAGGGTTTTTAAAGATTGCTTTTGCCGCAATTGCCTATTTTTTTATGATTCTGGCAGGGTTGTTGATTTTTTTCGTTGTTTTCAGCGGGCCTGTTAATGAATAA
- the spoIVA gene encoding stage IV sporulation protein A: MEKVDIFKDIAERTGGDIYLGVVGAVRTGKSTFIKKFMEQVVLPNIDNEADKARAQDELPQSAAGKTIMTTEPKFVPNQAVSIHVEEGLDVNIRLVDCVGYTVPGAKGYEDENGPRMINTPWYEEPIPFHEAAEIGTRKVIQEHSTIGVVITTDGSIGEIPRRDYIEAEERVIEELKEVGKPFIMIINTVQPYHPETETLRRQLSEKYDIPVLAMSVESIRETDVMNVLREALYEFPVLEVNVNLPSWVMVLRDNHWLRESYQEAVKDTVQDIKRLRDVDRVVGYFSEYDFIDRASLAGIEMGQGIAEIDLYAPDDLYDQILKEVVGVEIRGKDHLLQLMQDFAYAKAEYDQVSDALRMVKQTGYGIAAPALSDMSLDEPEIIRQGARFGVRLKAVAPSIHMIKVDVESEFAPIIGTEKQSEELVRYLMQDFEDNPLSIWNSDIFGRSLSSIVREGIQAKLSLMPENARYKLKETLERIINEGSGGLIAIIL; the protein is encoded by the coding sequence TTGGAAAAGGTAGATATTTTTAAAGATATCGCAGAGCGCACTGGCGGCGATATCTATCTCGGAGTAGTGGGAGCAGTAAGAACAGGCAAATCTACTTTTATCAAAAAGTTCATGGAGCAAGTCGTGCTTCCGAATATTGATAATGAAGCAGATAAGGCACGGGCACAGGATGAGCTGCCGCAAAGTGCTGCTGGAAAAACCATCATGACGACAGAGCCTAAATTTGTTCCGAATCAAGCGGTTTCAATACATGTTGAAGAGGGACTTGACGTCAATATTAGATTGGTAGATTGCGTTGGTTATACAGTACCTGGAGCAAAAGGGTATGAAGACGAAAATGGACCAAGAATGATCAATACTCCGTGGTATGAGGAGCCGATTCCTTTCCATGAAGCGGCTGAAATCGGCACACGCAAGGTGATTCAGGAGCATTCAACTATCGGTGTCGTCATTACGACAGACGGCTCAATTGGCGAAATCCCAAGAAGGGATTACATTGAAGCTGAAGAACGGGTCATCGAGGAATTAAAGGAAGTCGGAAAACCTTTCATTATGATTATTAATACGGTTCAGCCTTATCATCCTGAAACAGAAACACTCCGGAGACAGCTCAGTGAAAAATATGACATTCCGGTCCTTGCGATGAGTGTTGAAAGTATCCGCGAGACAGATGTCATGAACGTTCTTCGTGAAGCGCTGTATGAGTTCCCGGTGCTTGAGGTAAATGTGAATCTGCCTAGCTGGGTAATGGTTCTGCGCGACAATCACTGGCTGCGGGAAAGCTATCAGGAAGCAGTCAAAGACACGGTCCAGGATATCAAAAGGCTAAGAGATGTTGATCGTGTGGTAGGTTATTTCAGTGAATATGATTTCATTGACCGGGCAAGCCTTGCAGGGATTGAAATGGGGCAGGGGATCGCTGAAATTGACCTGTATGCGCCTGATGATTTATATGACCAAATTTTAAAAGAGGTTGTTGGAGTAGAAATCCGCGGGAAAGATCACTTGCTGCAGCTTATGCAGGACTTTGCATATGCAAAAGCGGAATATGATCAAGTATCTGATGCACTTAGAATGGTAAAACAAACAGGCTATGGCATTGCAGCTCCTGCACTTAGCGACATGAGCCTTGATGAGCCGGAAATTATCAGGCAGGGTGCAAGATTCGGAGTCCGGTTAAAAGCTGTGGCCCCATCGATTCATATGATTAAAGTTGATGTGGAGTCAGAATTTGCTCCAATTATCGGAACAGAAAAACAAAGTGAAGAACTGGTTCGATACTTGATGCAGGATTTTGAAGATAACCCGCTGTCGATCTGGAATTCCGATATTTTCGGACGCAGTCTGAGTTCCATCGTGAGAGAAGGAATTCAGGCAAAACTTTCATTAATGCCTGAAAATGCAAGATATAAGTTGAAAGAAACGCTCGAACGCATTATTAACGAAGGCTCTGGCGGTTTAATTGCGATTATCCTGTAG
- the hbs gene encoding non-specific DNA-binding protein Hbs — protein MNKTELINAVAEASELSKKDATKAVDAVFDTLLDALKNGDKVQLIGFGNFEVRERAARKGRNPQTGEEIEIAASKVPAFKPGKALKDAVAGK, from the coding sequence ATGAATAAAACAGAACTAATCAACGCGGTAGCAGAAGCTAGCGAATTATCAAAAAAAGATGCAACGAAAGCTGTTGATGCTGTTTTCGATACACTTTTGGATGCACTTAAAAACGGTGATAAAGTACAATTGATCGGTTTTGGTAACTTCGAAGTACGTGAGCGCGCGGCTCGTAAAGGGCGCAACCCACAAACTGGCGAAGAAATCGAAATCGCAGCAAGCAAAGTGCCTGCGTTCAAACCAGGTAAAGCTCTTAAAGACGCTGTTGCTGGAAAATAA
- the folE gene encoding GTP cyclohydrolase I FolE, whose amino-acid sequence MGQINTQQIEEAVRLILEAIGEDPNREGLLDTPKRVAKMYAEVFSGLNEDPKEHFKTVFGEDHEELVLVKDIPFYSMCEHHLVPFFGKAHIAYIPKGGKVTGLSKLARAVEAVCKRPQLQERITSTIAESIVDSLEPHGVMVVVEAEHMCMTMRGVKKPGSKTITSAVRGVFVNDPAARAEVLSFIKE is encoded by the coding sequence ATGGGGCAAATTAATACACAGCAGATCGAAGAGGCAGTAAGGCTCATACTTGAGGCGATCGGGGAAGATCCAAATCGCGAAGGGCTTCTTGATACTCCCAAACGTGTTGCTAAAATGTATGCCGAAGTATTCTCTGGACTGAACGAAGATCCAAAAGAACATTTTAAAACGGTGTTCGGAGAAGACCATGAAGAACTCGTGCTAGTCAAGGATATTCCATTTTATTCTATGTGTGAGCATCACCTGGTTCCGTTTTTTGGAAAGGCTCACATTGCATACATACCAAAAGGCGGAAAAGTAACAGGGCTGAGCAAGCTTGCCAGAGCTGTGGAAGCAGTTTGCAAAAGACCTCAGCTTCAAGAGAGGATTACCTCGACGATTGCAGAGAGCATTGTTGATTCTCTAGAACCGCATGGCGTAATGGTGGTTGTAGAAGCTGAACATATGTGCATGACAATGCGCGGAGTCAAAAAGCCGGGAAGCAAAACGATCACATCCGCTGTCAGAGGTGTTTTTGTGAACGATCCTGCAGCCAGAGCTGAAGTATTATCATTTATTAAAGAATAA
- the mtrB gene encoding trp RNA-binding attenuation protein MtrB produces the protein MKDNTNDFLVIKAVEDGVNVIGLTRGSDTRFHHSEKLDKGEVMIAQFTEHTSAIKIRGKAIIQTSYGEIESDSRR, from the coding sequence ATGAAAGACAACACAAATGACTTTTTAGTGATAAAAGCGGTAGAGGATGGAGTGAATGTCATCGGTCTGACCCGCGGATCGGATACTAGATTTCATCATTCAGAGAAGCTGGATAAAGGCGAGGTAATGATTGCCCAATTTACTGAACACACATCTGCTATTAAGATAAGAGGGAAAGCCATTATTCAAACAAGCTACGGAGAAATAGAAAGCGACTCCAGAAGATAA
- a CDS encoding heptaprenyl diphosphate synthase component 1: MQDIYVQMAKIKDALHSKLTHPFLAKYIPSPVIDEDKLLLFYALFDQIDLPDEKKENYIITAMLVQIALDTHDEVSTSVHLKQEEFMQRQLIVLAGDYFSGLYYALLSEMQDIGMIRTLATAIKEINEHKIRLYEETVSDFDSFVASIIKVETALFQHVSDYFQAGLFSKLSTKFLSYKRLTLEKNRYSAESLSIMGNLEKKKKNIGTIEFTGVYLKEFCNRYFEETADLLESCFQQPSSLQKVLLARLQSFKYNQDIRYTTLAEEGL; encoded by the coding sequence TTGCAAGACATCTATGTACAAATGGCTAAGATAAAAGACGCGTTACACTCAAAGCTCACTCATCCATTTTTAGCAAAATATATACCTTCTCCTGTTATTGATGAAGATAAACTGCTCCTCTTCTATGCTTTGTTCGATCAGATTGATCTTCCAGATGAAAAAAAAGAGAACTACATAATTACAGCGATGCTTGTGCAAATTGCCCTTGATACTCATGATGAAGTATCCACTTCCGTTCATTTAAAGCAGGAAGAGTTTATGCAAAGACAGTTAATTGTTCTTGCAGGAGACTACTTCAGCGGTCTGTATTACGCGTTATTATCAGAAATGCAGGACATTGGAATGATTCGAACGTTAGCAACGGCAATAAAAGAGATTAACGAACATAAAATTCGCCTGTACGAAGAGACTGTAAGTGATTTTGATTCATTCGTTGCAAGTATCATAAAAGTAGAAACAGCTCTTTTTCAGCATGTTTCTGATTATTTTCAGGCAGGCTTATTCTCTAAGCTGTCGACTAAATTTCTGTCTTACAAACGGCTGACGCTCGAGAAAAACAGATACAGCGCAGAATCTTTATCCATCATGGGAAATTTGGAGAAAAAGAAGAAAAATATCGGCACAATCGAATTTACCGGTGTGTATTTAAAAGAGTTCTGCAACCGTTATTTCGAAGAGACAGCCGACCTTTTAGAAAGCTGTTTTCAGCAGCCGTCCTCTCTGCAGAAAGTCCTGTTAGCAAGATTGCAATCATTCAAGTATAATCAGGATATAAGGTACACTACGCTCGCGGAAGAAGGTTTATGA
- a CDS encoding demethylmenaquinone methyltransferase, giving the protein MQQSKEERVHSVFEKIYKNYDKMNSVISFQRHIAWRRETMKRMNVKQGSIALDVCCGTADWTIAMADAVGEKGRAIGLDFSNNMLKIGREKIKNYSNIELIHGNAMELPFEDNTFDYVTIGFGLRNVPDYMTVLKEMHRVVKPGGKVVCLETSQPTMIGFKQLYYGYFRFVMPVFGKLFAKSYNEYSWLQESARDFPGMRELAQMFRDAGFKDVEVKPFTCGVAAMHLGCK; this is encoded by the coding sequence ATGCAGCAGTCGAAAGAAGAAAGAGTCCATTCTGTATTTGAAAAAATATATAAAAACTACGATAAGATGAATTCGGTCATCAGTTTTCAGCGCCATATTGCCTGGCGCCGGGAAACAATGAAGAGAATGAATGTCAAACAAGGTTCGATTGCCCTGGATGTTTGCTGCGGTACAGCTGACTGGACAATTGCTATGGCTGATGCTGTTGGGGAGAAGGGCAGAGCAATTGGCCTTGATTTCAGCAACAATATGCTGAAGATTGGCAGAGAGAAAATAAAAAATTACTCCAATATTGAATTAATTCACGGCAATGCTATGGAACTTCCATTTGAAGACAACACGTTTGATTATGTTACGATTGGTTTTGGACTTCGGAATGTTCCTGACTATATGACTGTGCTTAAGGAAATGCACCGTGTTGTAAAGCCGGGCGGAAAAGTAGTCTGCCTGGAAACCTCACAGCCGACCATGATCGGATTTAAGCAGCTTTACTATGGTTACTTCCGATTTGTGATGCCTGTTTTTGGGAAACTGTTTGCTAAAAGCTATAATGAATATTCATGGCTGCAGGAATCAGCAAGGGATTTTCCCGGAATGCGGGAGCTTGCACAAATGTTCAGAGATGCAGGCTTTAAAGATGTGGAAGTGAAGCCTTTTACATGCGGCGTAGCTGCTATGCATCTCGGCTGCAAATAA
- the hepT gene encoding heptaprenyl diphosphate synthase component II: protein MKFKMAYSFLNADLDLIEQELEKTVSSTVPLLSEAGLHLLQAGGKRIRPVFVLLSAMFGEYDIDKVKKVAIALEIIHMASLVHDDVIDDAELRRGKPTIKAKWDNRIAMYTGDYLFARSLEIMTSLENIAAHQILSKTIVEVSLGEIEQIKDKYDFDQNLRVYLRRIKRKTALLIAASCQLGAIAGGVPESIHKKLFLFGYYVGMSFQITDDILDFTSTEEELGKPVGGDLLQGNITLPVLYAMENPELKKKISKVTSDTPQAEMAEIIDVISSSNAIERSIQVSDMYLQKGFSILNQLPKNRARSALSNIAKYIGKRKF, encoded by the coding sequence ATGAAATTTAAAATGGCGTATTCGTTCTTAAATGCAGATCTTGATCTGATTGAACAGGAACTTGAAAAAACGGTAAGCTCAACAGTGCCTCTGCTAAGCGAGGCAGGGCTTCACCTTCTTCAGGCAGGGGGAAAGCGCATCCGCCCTGTTTTTGTATTGCTTTCTGCCATGTTTGGCGAATATGATATCGATAAAGTAAAAAAAGTGGCCATCGCTCTAGAAATTATTCATATGGCATCTTTGGTGCATGATGATGTGATTGACGATGCCGAGCTCAGACGCGGGAAACCGACAATTAAAGCAAAGTGGGATAACCGCATTGCAATGTATACAGGGGATTATTTATTTGCAAGATCTCTTGAGATTATGACATCTTTAGAAAATATTGCGGCCCATCAGATTCTCTCAAAAACGATTGTCGAAGTTTCGCTTGGTGAAATAGAACAAATAAAAGACAAGTATGATTTTGACCAGAATCTGCGTGTTTATTTAAGACGCATAAAACGGAAAACAGCGTTATTAATTGCTGCCAGCTGTCAGCTTGGAGCGATTGCCGGCGGTGTTCCCGAATCCATACATAAAAAATTATTTCTTTTCGGCTACTATGTAGGAATGTCCTTTCAAATTACAGATGATATTCTCGATTTTACCTCTACAGAAGAAGAGCTTGGAAAGCCAGTTGGCGGAGACTTGCTCCAGGGCAACATTACCCTTCCCGTCCTTTATGCAATGGAAAATCCCGAGTTGAAAAAGAAAATCAGCAAGGTAACTAGTGATACGCCCCAAGCGGAAATGGCGGAAATTATTGATGTCATCTCATCTTCAAATGCAATTGAACGGTCTATCCAAGTGAGTGACATGTATCTTCAGAAAGGGTTCAGCATCTTAAACCAATTGCCGAAAAATAGAGCTAGATCTGCCTTATCCAATATTGCAAAATATATTGGAAAAAGAAAATTTTAA
- the ndk gene encoding nucleoside-diphosphate kinase, giving the protein MEKTFMMVKPDGVQRQLIGKIISRFESKGLHLVGAKLMQIPVGLAEQHYGEHNGKPFFGELVDFITSGPVFAMVWEGENVIEISRTMMGKTKPAEALPGTIRGDYGLFVGKNIIHGSDSPESAEREINLFFKQEELVEYDKDIHTWIY; this is encoded by the coding sequence ATGGAAAAAACATTTATGATGGTCAAACCTGATGGCGTTCAGCGTCAGCTTATCGGGAAAATTATTTCCAGATTCGAAAGTAAGGGCTTACATTTAGTTGGGGCAAAATTAATGCAAATTCCAGTTGGACTTGCAGAGCAGCATTACGGAGAACACAACGGGAAGCCATTCTTTGGGGAACTTGTTGATTTTATAACTTCTGGACCAGTTTTCGCTATGGTTTGGGAAGGGGAAAATGTGATTGAGATCTCACGCACGATGATGGGCAAAACAAAACCAGCCGAAGCATTGCCGGGTACAATCAGAGGCGACTATGGTTTATTCGTCGGAAAAAACATTATCCACGGTTCCGATTCACCTGAAAGTGCAGAGCGCGAAATTAACCTTTTCTTCAAACAAGAAGAATTAGTAGAATACGACAAAGATATTCATACTTGGATTTATTAA
- a CDS encoding protein-glutamate O-methyltransferase CheR, whose translation MDYMQFQKEFKKLTGIDLALYKEAQMKRRITSLYLKRGFKDFKEYYSAIQREKELLYELLDRITINVTEFYRNKKRWDLLETELLPAMLNRSRPLKIWSAACSTGEEPYTIAMILSKYLPLRSINILATDLDENVIARAKLGIYPERSLSELPEEMKRKFFAQDGAGYQISKEIIETVQFKKHNLLSDPFEKEFDLIVCRNVLIYFTEDAKNLLYHKFSKALKNRGIFFIGSTEQIFCSHQYDLESAGTFFYRKIQL comes from the coding sequence ATGGATTATATGCAATTTCAGAAAGAGTTTAAAAAGTTAACAGGAATAGATCTTGCCCTTTATAAAGAGGCACAAATGAAAAGAAGAATCACCTCTCTTTATTTGAAAAGGGGATTTAAGGATTTTAAAGAGTATTATTCAGCAATACAAAGAGAGAAGGAGCTTCTCTATGAGCTTTTGGACAGAATAACCATTAACGTAACAGAGTTTTATAGAAATAAAAAGCGCTGGGATCTTTTAGAGACTGAATTGCTGCCTGCCATGCTAAACAGATCCCGCCCGCTGAAAATATGGAGTGCAGCCTGTTCAACCGGTGAAGAGCCTTATACGATAGCGATGATTCTGTCAAAATATTTACCATTGCGGTCTATTAATATCCTGGCAACAGATTTAGACGAAAATGTCATAGCGAGAGCAAAGCTTGGTATTTATCCGGAAAGAAGCCTTTCTGAGCTGCCGGAAGAGATGAAACGCAAATTTTTTGCTCAGGATGGGGCAGGCTATCAAATTAGTAAAGAAATTATTGAGACGGTACAATTTAAAAAACACAATCTGCTCTCAGACCCTTTTGAAAAAGAATTTGATTTAATCGTTTGTCGAAATGTGCTGATTTATTTTACAGAAGATGCAAAAAATTTGCTCTATCACAAGTTTTCAAAGGCATTAAAAAACAGGGGAATCTTTTTTATAGGGAGTACAGAACAGATTTTCTGCAGTCATCAATACGACCTTGAATCAGCAGGAACTTTTTTTTACAGGAAAATACAGCTGTAA
- the aroC gene encoding chorismate synthase yields the protein MRYLTAGESHGPQLTAIVEGVPAGLSITAEDINLDLSRRQKGHGRGRRMQIEKDEVQITSGIRHGKALGSPIALVVENNDWKHWTNIMGIEPLEEGEEKDIKRQISRPRPGHADLNGAIKYGHRDIRNVLERSSARETTVRVAVGAVAKKLLAELGIKVAGHVVEIGSIKAEKTEYSSIEELQRVTEESPVRCLDENAAVKMMQAIDDAKSNGDSIGGVVEVIVEGMPAGVGSYVHYDRKLDSKIAAAIVSINAFKGVEFGIGFEAARRFGSEVHDEIIWSEETGYSRKTNRLGGLEGGMSTGMPIVVRGVMKPIPTLYKPLQSVDIETKEPFSASIERSDSCAVPAASVVAEAVVAWEIANAVLEQFGSDRMDSIREHVQEMREYARKF from the coding sequence ATGAGATACTTAACAGCAGGAGAATCACATGGACCGCAGTTAACCGCTATTGTTGAAGGAGTGCCGGCGGGGCTGTCAATTACTGCAGAGGATATTAACCTCGATCTTTCGCGCAGACAAAAGGGACATGGCAGAGGAAGAAGAATGCAGATTGAGAAGGACGAGGTTCAGATTACAAGCGGAATCCGTCATGGAAAAGCACTCGGCTCTCCAATCGCACTTGTAGTTGAAAATAATGATTGGAAACATTGGACGAATATTATGGGTATAGAGCCTTTAGAAGAGGGCGAAGAAAAAGATATAAAACGCCAGATCAGCCGTCCGCGTCCTGGACATGCCGATTTAAACGGTGCCATCAAATATGGTCACCGTGATATACGCAACGTTCTTGAGCGATCTTCTGCGCGTGAAACAACTGTCAGAGTTGCAGTAGGCGCAGTAGCAAAGAAATTATTGGCGGAACTTGGCATTAAAGTGGCAGGTCATGTAGTGGAAATAGGATCCATCAAAGCTGAAAAAACAGAGTATTCTTCGATAGAAGAGTTACAGCGGGTCACAGAGGAATCACCTGTGCGCTGCCTGGATGAGAATGCTGCAGTGAAAATGATGCAGGCCATTGATGATGCAAAAAGCAACGGCGATTCTATTGGCGGTGTTGTGGAAGTCATTGTAGAAGGAATGCCTGCAGGAGTAGGAAGCTACGTCCATTACGACCGCAAGCTTGATTCGAAAATTGCAGCAGCCATCGTGAGCATCAATGCTTTTAAAGGTGTTGAATTTGGTATTGGCTTTGAAGCTGCCAGAAGATTTGGCAGTGAAGTACATGACGAAATTATTTGGAGTGAAGAGACAGGCTACTCCCGCAAAACAAATCGTTTAGGCGGTTTAGAAGGCGGAATGTCTACTGGCATGCCGATTGTGGTCAGAGGGGTCATGAAGCCGATTCCAACTCTTTATAAACCGCTTCAAAGTGTGGATATTGAAACGAAAGAGCCTTTTTCAGCAAGCATTGAACGGTCTGACAGCTGTGCAGTCCCGGCTGCAAGTGTTGTTGCTGAAGCAGTTGTGGCATGGGAAATTGCGAATGCGGTTCTTGAACAGTTCGGTTCAGACCGGATGGATTCGATACGTGAGCACGTTCAGGAAATGCGCGAGTATGCGAGGAAGTTCTAA
- the aroB gene encoding 3-dehydroquinate synthase: MKNLLIETASGSYPVSVGRNIIETKLVELIGEIKPTSILIIADSAVQSLYGEQLLNVMRSSYKTEVYIVPSGEEYKSFESFYDIQSFALKLGLDRKSLILAFGGGVIGDLAGFAAATYMRGIPFIQLPTTLLAHDSAVGGKVAINHPEGKNMIGAFYQPRAVIYDLAFLSTLPGHELRSGFAEVIKHGLIGNADFYHWLTAEISVLDDLIDERLQHMIIEGIRVKAAVVKEDEKETGVRAHLNFGHTLGHAIEAEEGYGKISHGDGVAIGMLFAIWLSGRVYSLNLPYEKIKKWFKELGFPVEVPENLSTDALISRMLKDKKSHSGTITMVLLRTIGAPEISPFERDQLRSLLETWRQEGSV; the protein is encoded by the coding sequence ATGAAGAATTTGCTTATTGAAACTGCTTCCGGATCATATCCTGTTTCAGTAGGAAGAAATATCATTGAAACAAAGCTTGTTGAACTGATAGGTGAAATTAAGCCTACAAGCATACTGATTATTGCTGATTCAGCTGTTCAAAGCCTGTATGGTGAACAGCTGCTGAATGTAATGAGGAGTTCTTACAAAACGGAAGTCTACATTGTCCCGAGCGGGGAAGAATATAAGTCATTTGAATCTTTTTATGATATTCAATCATTCGCTCTTAAACTTGGACTTGACCGGAAATCTCTCATTCTTGCATTCGGCGGGGGAGTCATTGGTGACTTGGCTGGTTTTGCTGCTGCAACATACATGAGAGGCATCCCATTTATTCAGCTTCCGACTACTCTGCTTGCACACGATAGTGCCGTCGGAGGAAAAGTCGCCATTAACCATCCAGAAGGAAAGAATATGATCGGTGCGTTTTATCAGCCCCGTGCGGTCATTTATGATCTGGCTTTTTTATCAACATTGCCAGGTCATGAGCTTCGTTCTGGCTTTGCTGAAGTAATTAAGCATGGACTGATTGGAAATGCTGATTTCTATCATTGGCTGACTGCTGAAATTTCTGTTCTTGATGATCTAATTGATGAAAGACTTCAGCATATGATTATTGAAGGTATTCGTGTCAAAGCGGCAGTCGTAAAAGAAGATGAAAAGGAAACTGGTGTGAGAGCTCATCTGAACTTTGGCCATACCCTGGGACATGCGATTGAAGCAGAAGAAGGATATGGAAAGATCAGCCACGGTGATGGTGTTGCCATAGGTATGCTTTTTGCGATTTGGCTCAGCGGCAGGGTTTATAGTTTGAATCTTCCTTATGAAAAAATCAAAAAGTGGTTTAAAGAATTAGGCTTTCCGGTTGAAGTTCCGGAAAACTTATCTACTGATGCGTTAATCAGCAGAATGCTAAAAGATAAAAAGTCGCATTCCGGGACAATCACGATGGTTTTGTTAAGAACGATCGGAGCACCAGAAATTTCTCCTTTCGAAAGAGATCAATTAAGATCCTTGCTAGAAACATGGAGACAGGAGGGATCAGTTTGA
- the aroH gene encoding chorismate mutase yields the protein MIRAIRGAATVELNDEAMIIKATEALVLEMIEKNNVDPEDVASVLLSMTGDLDAVFPAKALRNFDGWEYVPVMCMQEIPVAGSLEKCIRVMMTVQTGLNQKEVKHVYQGKAIVLRPDLTGKE from the coding sequence TTGATTCGTGCAATTAGAGGGGCTGCAACAGTTGAACTTAATGATGAAGCTATGATCATCAAAGCAACTGAAGCTCTGGTTTTAGAAATGATTGAAAAAAACAATGTAGATCCTGAAGATGTCGCATCTGTCCTGCTCTCAATGACAGGAGATTTAGATGCGGTGTTTCCAGCAAAAGCTCTGCGAAACTTTGATGGGTGGGAATATGTCCCTGTCATGTGCATGCAGGAAATCCCTGTAGCAGGAAGTCTTGAAAAGTGCATCAGGGTCATGATGACAGTGCAGACCGGCCTAAATCAAAAAGAAGTAAAGCATGTTTACCAGGGGAAAGCGATTGTGTTAAGACCTGATTTAACAGGTAAAGAATAA